The following proteins are encoded in a genomic region of Sesamum indicum cultivar Zhongzhi No. 13 linkage group LG8, S_indicum_v1.0, whole genome shotgun sequence:
- the LOC105169245 gene encoding ABC transporter G family member 11-like, with product MDSSHSHSQEIISKEKFESCGSVLDPVRAGLAPVDVNLSQDVLQRSGVYLTWEELWVTVSTGKRDGAKSILRGLTGYACPGEVLAIMGPSGCGKSTLLDALAGRLSSRTRQKGEILINGQKQKLAYGTSAYVTQEDTLTWTLTVREAVYYSAQLQLPITMSKFEKREIAERTIREMGLQDSMDTRIGEWGRKGLSGGQKRRVSICTELLKRPKLLFLDEPTSGLDSAASYFVMNRIVKLAREYGMTVILSIHQPTSEVFQLLHNLCLLSSGRMIYFGPSWLANQFFAVNGYACPPLQNPADHCLKMINTDFDEDIEQGTGSKFTVEEVIDLLIASYNSSDTCKKMKTLVAEIHKREGGPTEKKASQANLLTQCLILTKRSFVNMYRDLGYYWLRLAIYVALGFGLGSVFYNVGSSYNSIHERGSLLMFIASLLTIMAIGGFPSFVEDLKVFRRERLNGHYGAAAFVVAHTVSSTPFLLLISAIPGAITYFLSGLHPGNIEFMYFTLVLLACMMLVESLMMIVATIMPNFLLGLIVGAGIQGLMMLSGGFFQLPKDLPTLFWKYPMYYVAFHKYAYQGLYKNEFEGRRFRNDQLGGPSTIEGETILRDIWQVEMGYSKWTDLAVLFGMVVVYRVLFFVTVKIDEKMNSVLAKIVKNISAFH from the exons ATGGATTCATCTCATTCACATTCTCAAGAGATAATAAGCAAAGAGAAGTTCGAAAGTTGTGGGTCAGTTCTTGATCCAGTAAGAGCTGGGTTAGCTCCAGTTGATGTGAATCTTTCCCAGGATGTTTTACAGCGAAGTGGGGTTTACTTGACGTGGGAGGAGCTTTGGGTGACTGTTTCAACAGGAAAAAGAGACGGGGCGAAATCAATTCTTCGGGGACTTACTGGCTACGCCTGTCCTGGTGAGGTCCTAGCGATTATGGGTCCTTCTGGTTGCGGCAAATCCACTCTTCTCGACGCATTGGCAG GAAGGCTGAGTTCAAGAACAAGGCAGAAAGGGGAAATCCTGATAAATGGTCAGAAACAAAAGCTCGCCTATGGAACTTCG GCCTATGTGACGCAAGAGGACACCCTAACATGGACATTAACGGTTAGAGAAGCCGTTTACTACTCAGCTCAGCTACAATTACCCATAACAATGTCGAAATTCGAGAAAAGGGAAATTGCGGAAAGGACCATAAGGGAGATGGGACTGCAGGATTCGATGGATACTAGAATCGGAGAATGGGGAAGAAAGGGTCTTAGTGGTGGGCAGAAGAGAAGAGTGAGCATTTGCACAGAGCTTCTAAAGCGCCCGaagcttctttttcttgacgAACCGACAAGTGGGCTTGACAGTGCAGCTTCATACTTTGTCATGAACAGAATAGTGAAACTAGCCCGCGAATATGGAATGACGGTTATATTGTCCATTCATCAGCCGACTAGTGAAGTTTTCCAGCTCCTTCACAATCTTTGCCTCCTCTCATCAGGAAGAATGATATATTTTGGTCCCTCATGGTTAGCCAATCAG TTCTTTGCAGTGAATGGCTATGCGTGTCCACCTCTACAAAATCCAGCTGATCACTGtcttaaaatgataaatactGATTTCGATGAG GACATTGAGCAGGGCACTGGAAGCAAATTCACTGTAGAGGAAGTAATTGATCTGCTCATAGCATCTTATAATTCGTCCGATACTTGTAAGAAGATGAAGACATTAGTGGCTGAAATACATAAACGT GAAGGAGGCCCAACTGAGAAGAAGGCTAGTCAAGCTAACTTGTTGACACAATGCCTCATTCTCACAAAGCGGTCGTTTGTTAACATGTATCGTGATCTGGGCTACTATTGGTTACGGCTAGCCATTTATGTCGCCTTGGGTTTTGGCCTAGGAAGTGTTTTTTATAATGTAGGTAGTAGCTATAACTCCATTCAT GAAAGAGGTTCATTGCTCATGTTTATAGCTTCACTGTTGACTATAATGGCAATTGGCGGCTTCCCTTCATTTGTAGAGGACTTGAAG GTTTTTCGACGTGAAAGACTCAACGGTCACTATGGGGCTGCAGCATTCGTTGTCGCCCACACAGTCTCCTCGACACCATTTCTGCTACTCATCTCAGCGATCCCCGGTGCAATCACTTACTTCCTCTCCGGCCTTCATCCAGGAAACATAGAATTTATGTACTTCACTTTAGTGCTCCTTGCATGCATGATGCTGGTCGAGAGCCTAATGATGATCGTTGCAACAATCATGCCAAATTTCCTTCTGGGGCTAATAGTTGGAGCCGGCATTCAAGGTCTAATGATGCTAAGCGGAGGATTCTTCCAGTTGCCAAAGGACCTACCCACGCTTTTCTGGAAGTACCCAATGTACTACGTCGCCTTCCACAAGTATGCCTACCAGGGATTGTACAAGAACGAATTTGAAGGCCGACGTTTTCGTAACGATCAACTAGGAGGGCCATCGACAATTGAGGGTGAGACCATCTTGAGGGATATATGGCAGGTGGAGATGGGGTATTCCAAGTGGACTGATCTTGCTGTTTTGTTTGGGATGGTGGTTGTTTATAgagttcttttctttgttacAGTGAAGATTGATGAAAAGATGAACAGTGTACTTGCTAAGATTGTTAAGAACATATCAGCCTTTCACTAA
- the LOC105169246 gene encoding 2-carboxy-1,4-naphthoquinone phytyltransferase, chloroplastic-like isoform X3 — MAAATFCSISHGYGVNKVNYYLSNRRNINSIRIYQVLSLPDAGQRALCTRTCFNETAIRQLHSEGVHHGTLLKCRAEHTESSIEEEKEERISTATLIWRAIKLPMYTVALVPITVGSAAAYMQTGQYFGERYLKLVVSSVFIIAWLNLSNDVYDFDTGADKNKKESVVNLVGRTGTHILAWLLLALGLAGLTRVSLEAGSCPPFRLSYLGLGEPLCFAAFGPFATTAFYWLQGGPREMSLSSTILSSSILVGLTTSLILFCSHFHQIDDDKAVGKRSPLVRLGTEGGAKAVKVAVGLLYSLLFILGLGQTLPFSAVVLGALTLPMGKLVVRFVEENHREKRKIFMAKYYCVRLHTLFGGALAAGLFAARFFARKQLPHAIILSP, encoded by the exons ATGGCAGCAGCCACGTTCTGCTCCATAAGCCATGGCTATGGCGTCAACAAGGTCAACTATTACCTTTCCAACAGGCGCAATATCAACAG TATCAGGATTTATCAAGTATTATCTCTTCCAGATGCGGGTCAACGGGCATTATGCACAAGAACATGTTTCAACGAGACAGCCATAAGGCAATTACATTCTGAAGGAGTGCATCATGGAACCCTGTTGAAGTGTAGAGCAGAGCATACTGAGAGTAgtattgaagaagaaaaggaagaaagaatcTCTACAGCAACTTTGATATGGAGAGCCATCAAACTACCAATGTACACTGTTGCTTTGGTTCCTATAACG GTAGGAAGTGCAGCAGCTTATATGCAAACAGGTCAGTATTTTGGAGAGCGTTATCTTAAGCTAGTGGTTTCTTCGGTTTTCATCATAGCATGGCTCAACTTAAG CAATGACGTTTATGATTTTGACACTGGAGcagataaaaataagaaagaatcAGTTGTTAATCTAGTTGGCAG GACAGGAACTCATATTTTAGCTTGGTTACTACTTGCACTTGGTCTAGCGGGCCTCACTCGGGTGTCCTTAGAAGCTGGAAGT TGTCCTCCATTTCGCTTGAGTTATCTGGGACTTGGAGAGCCTTTATGCTTCGCAGCATTTGGTCCATTTGCGACCACAGCATTTTACTGGCTTCAGGGGGGGCCGAG GGAGATGTCACTTTCCAGCACTATTCTTTCTTCATCGATTCTTGTTGGTTTAACAACATCATTGATCCTCTTCTGCAGTCATTTTCATCAG ATAGACGACGATAAAGCTGTTGGAAAACGTTCCCCTTTG GTCAGACTTGGAACTGAAGGAGGTGCGAAAGCAGTGAAAGTGGCTGTGGGGTTGCTCTATTCGCTTCTATTTATTCTGGGACTTGGGCAAACTCTTCCTTTCTCAGCAGTT GTTCTCGGTGCTTTAACATTACCAATGGGGAAATTAGTAGTCAGGTTTGTGGAGGAGAACCACCGG GAGAAGAGGAAGATATTCATGGCGAAATATTACTGCGTGAGATTGCACACACTGTTTGGAGGTGCATTGGCTGCTGGACTGTTTGCTGCTAGATTCTTTGCAAGAAAGCAACTTCCTCATGCCATCATTCTTTCACCCTGA
- the LOC105169246 gene encoding 2-carboxy-1,4-naphthoquinone phytyltransferase, chloroplastic-like isoform X1 yields MAAATFCSISHGYGVNKVNYYLSNRRNINSIRIYQVLSLPDAGQRALCTRTCFNETAIRQLHSEGVHHGTLLKCRAEHTESSIEEEKEERISTATLIWRAIKLPMYTVALVPITVGSAAAYMQTGQYFGERYLKLVVSSVFIIAWLNLSNDVYDFDTGADKNKKESVVNLVGRTGTHILAWLLLALGLAGLTRVSLEAGSVRSISLLAYAIICGYIYQCPPFRLSYLGLGEPLCFAAFGPFATTAFYWLQGGPREMSLSSTILSSSILVGLTTSLILFCSHFHQIDDDKAVGKRSPLVRLGTEGGAKAVKVAVGLLYSLLFILGLGQTLPFSAVVLGALTLPMGKLVVRFVEENHREKRKIFMAKYYCVRLHTLFGGALAAGLFAARFFARKQLPHAIILSP; encoded by the exons ATGGCAGCAGCCACGTTCTGCTCCATAAGCCATGGCTATGGCGTCAACAAGGTCAACTATTACCTTTCCAACAGGCGCAATATCAACAG TATCAGGATTTATCAAGTATTATCTCTTCCAGATGCGGGTCAACGGGCATTATGCACAAGAACATGTTTCAACGAGACAGCCATAAGGCAATTACATTCTGAAGGAGTGCATCATGGAACCCTGTTGAAGTGTAGAGCAGAGCATACTGAGAGTAgtattgaagaagaaaaggaagaaagaatcTCTACAGCAACTTTGATATGGAGAGCCATCAAACTACCAATGTACACTGTTGCTTTGGTTCCTATAACG GTAGGAAGTGCAGCAGCTTATATGCAAACAGGTCAGTATTTTGGAGAGCGTTATCTTAAGCTAGTGGTTTCTTCGGTTTTCATCATAGCATGGCTCAACTTAAG CAATGACGTTTATGATTTTGACACTGGAGcagataaaaataagaaagaatcAGTTGTTAATCTAGTTGGCAG GACAGGAACTCATATTTTAGCTTGGTTACTACTTGCACTTGGTCTAGCGGGCCTCACTCGGGTGTCCTTAGAAGCTGGAAGTGTACGCTCCATATCTCTGCTTGCTTACGCCATAATTTGTGGTTACATTTACCAG TGTCCTCCATTTCGCTTGAGTTATCTGGGACTTGGAGAGCCTTTATGCTTCGCAGCATTTGGTCCATTTGCGACCACAGCATTTTACTGGCTTCAGGGGGGGCCGAG GGAGATGTCACTTTCCAGCACTATTCTTTCTTCATCGATTCTTGTTGGTTTAACAACATCATTGATCCTCTTCTGCAGTCATTTTCATCAG ATAGACGACGATAAAGCTGTTGGAAAACGTTCCCCTTTG GTCAGACTTGGAACTGAAGGAGGTGCGAAAGCAGTGAAAGTGGCTGTGGGGTTGCTCTATTCGCTTCTATTTATTCTGGGACTTGGGCAAACTCTTCCTTTCTCAGCAGTT GTTCTCGGTGCTTTAACATTACCAATGGGGAAATTAGTAGTCAGGTTTGTGGAGGAGAACCACCGG GAGAAGAGGAAGATATTCATGGCGAAATATTACTGCGTGAGATTGCACACACTGTTTGGAGGTGCATTGGCTGCTGGACTGTTTGCTGCTAGATTCTTTGCAAGAAAGCAACTTCCTCATGCCATCATTCTTTCACCCTGA
- the LOC105169246 gene encoding 2-carboxy-1,4-naphthoquinone phytyltransferase, chloroplastic-like isoform X2 gives MAAATFCSISHGYGVNKVNYYLSNRRNINRIYQVLSLPDAGQRALCTRTCFNETAIRQLHSEGVHHGTLLKCRAEHTESSIEEEKEERISTATLIWRAIKLPMYTVALVPITVGSAAAYMQTGQYFGERYLKLVVSSVFIIAWLNLSNDVYDFDTGADKNKKESVVNLVGRTGTHILAWLLLALGLAGLTRVSLEAGSVRSISLLAYAIICGYIYQCPPFRLSYLGLGEPLCFAAFGPFATTAFYWLQGGPREMSLSSTILSSSILVGLTTSLILFCSHFHQIDDDKAVGKRSPLVRLGTEGGAKAVKVAVGLLYSLLFILGLGQTLPFSAVVLGALTLPMGKLVVRFVEENHREKRKIFMAKYYCVRLHTLFGGALAAGLFAARFFARKQLPHAIILSP, from the exons ATGGCAGCAGCCACGTTCTGCTCCATAAGCCATGGCTATGGCGTCAACAAGGTCAACTATTACCTTTCCAACAGGCGCAATATCAACAG GATTTATCAAGTATTATCTCTTCCAGATGCGGGTCAACGGGCATTATGCACAAGAACATGTTTCAACGAGACAGCCATAAGGCAATTACATTCTGAAGGAGTGCATCATGGAACCCTGTTGAAGTGTAGAGCAGAGCATACTGAGAGTAgtattgaagaagaaaaggaagaaagaatcTCTACAGCAACTTTGATATGGAGAGCCATCAAACTACCAATGTACACTGTTGCTTTGGTTCCTATAACG GTAGGAAGTGCAGCAGCTTATATGCAAACAGGTCAGTATTTTGGAGAGCGTTATCTTAAGCTAGTGGTTTCTTCGGTTTTCATCATAGCATGGCTCAACTTAAG CAATGACGTTTATGATTTTGACACTGGAGcagataaaaataagaaagaatcAGTTGTTAATCTAGTTGGCAG GACAGGAACTCATATTTTAGCTTGGTTACTACTTGCACTTGGTCTAGCGGGCCTCACTCGGGTGTCCTTAGAAGCTGGAAGTGTACGCTCCATATCTCTGCTTGCTTACGCCATAATTTGTGGTTACATTTACCAG TGTCCTCCATTTCGCTTGAGTTATCTGGGACTTGGAGAGCCTTTATGCTTCGCAGCATTTGGTCCATTTGCGACCACAGCATTTTACTGGCTTCAGGGGGGGCCGAG GGAGATGTCACTTTCCAGCACTATTCTTTCTTCATCGATTCTTGTTGGTTTAACAACATCATTGATCCTCTTCTGCAGTCATTTTCATCAG ATAGACGACGATAAAGCTGTTGGAAAACGTTCCCCTTTG GTCAGACTTGGAACTGAAGGAGGTGCGAAAGCAGTGAAAGTGGCTGTGGGGTTGCTCTATTCGCTTCTATTTATTCTGGGACTTGGGCAAACTCTTCCTTTCTCAGCAGTT GTTCTCGGTGCTTTAACATTACCAATGGGGAAATTAGTAGTCAGGTTTGTGGAGGAGAACCACCGG GAGAAGAGGAAGATATTCATGGCGAAATATTACTGCGTGAGATTGCACACACTGTTTGGAGGTGCATTGGCTGCTGGACTGTTTGCTGCTAGATTCTTTGCAAGAAAGCAACTTCCTCATGCCATCATTCTTTCACCCTGA
- the LOC105169246 gene encoding 2-carboxy-1,4-naphthoquinone phytyltransferase, chloroplastic-like isoform X4, with product MAMASTRSTITFPTGAISTDAGQRALCTRTCFNETAIRQLHSEGVHHGTLLKCRAEHTESSIEEEKEERISTATLIWRAIKLPMYTVALVPITVGSAAAYMQTGQYFGERYLKLVVSSVFIIAWLNLSNDVYDFDTGADKNKKESVVNLVGRTGTHILAWLLLALGLAGLTRVSLEAGSVRSISLLAYAIICGYIYQCPPFRLSYLGLGEPLCFAAFGPFATTAFYWLQGGPREMSLSSTILSSSILVGLTTSLILFCSHFHQIDDDKAVGKRSPLVRLGTEGGAKAVKVAVGLLYSLLFILGLGQTLPFSAVVLGALTLPMGKLVVRFVEENHREKRKIFMAKYYCVRLHTLFGGALAAGLFAARFFARKQLPHAIILSP from the exons ATGGCTATGGCGTCAACAAGGTCAACTATTACCTTTCCAACAGGCGCAATATCAACAG ATGCGGGTCAACGGGCATTATGCACAAGAACATGTTTCAACGAGACAGCCATAAGGCAATTACATTCTGAAGGAGTGCATCATGGAACCCTGTTGAAGTGTAGAGCAGAGCATACTGAGAGTAgtattgaagaagaaaaggaagaaagaatcTCTACAGCAACTTTGATATGGAGAGCCATCAAACTACCAATGTACACTGTTGCTTTGGTTCCTATAACG GTAGGAAGTGCAGCAGCTTATATGCAAACAGGTCAGTATTTTGGAGAGCGTTATCTTAAGCTAGTGGTTTCTTCGGTTTTCATCATAGCATGGCTCAACTTAAG CAATGACGTTTATGATTTTGACACTGGAGcagataaaaataagaaagaatcAGTTGTTAATCTAGTTGGCAG GACAGGAACTCATATTTTAGCTTGGTTACTACTTGCACTTGGTCTAGCGGGCCTCACTCGGGTGTCCTTAGAAGCTGGAAGTGTACGCTCCATATCTCTGCTTGCTTACGCCATAATTTGTGGTTACATTTACCAG TGTCCTCCATTTCGCTTGAGTTATCTGGGACTTGGAGAGCCTTTATGCTTCGCAGCATTTGGTCCATTTGCGACCACAGCATTTTACTGGCTTCAGGGGGGGCCGAG GGAGATGTCACTTTCCAGCACTATTCTTTCTTCATCGATTCTTGTTGGTTTAACAACATCATTGATCCTCTTCTGCAGTCATTTTCATCAG ATAGACGACGATAAAGCTGTTGGAAAACGTTCCCCTTTG GTCAGACTTGGAACTGAAGGAGGTGCGAAAGCAGTGAAAGTGGCTGTGGGGTTGCTCTATTCGCTTCTATTTATTCTGGGACTTGGGCAAACTCTTCCTTTCTCAGCAGTT GTTCTCGGTGCTTTAACATTACCAATGGGGAAATTAGTAGTCAGGTTTGTGGAGGAGAACCACCGG GAGAAGAGGAAGATATTCATGGCGAAATATTACTGCGTGAGATTGCACACACTGTTTGGAGGTGCATTGGCTGCTGGACTGTTTGCTGCTAGATTCTTTGCAAGAAAGCAACTTCCTCATGCCATCATTCTTTCACCCTGA
- the LOC105169248 gene encoding 2-carboxy-1,4-naphthoquinone phytyltransferase, chloroplastic, producing MAAAAAFCNVNNAYGIKKLSQDSNLVKNHHLQRNYSVLSTPCPVQGPLLRSYNTTQTRYDQAFTSMLRAKQEHARNRSLLECRAERGSVLTEKELEKDEDVSRAMLIWRAIKLPMYTVGLVPASVGAAAAYLETGLFSPERYFGSLAAFVLIIAWLNLSNDVYDYDTGADKNKKESVVNLVGSRTAINILAWLLLVLGFGGLSWVADEAGSGRSLLLLACTVFCCFIYQCPPFRLSYLGLGEPLCFAAFGPFATIGFYLLQSGTSELPISSTVISASTLVGFTSSLILLCSHFHQIKDDEAVGKISPLVRLGTEAGANVVKMAVLGLYWLVFAFGLADTLPYASLIFCTATLPMGNLVVSFVQENHKDKSKIFMAKYFCVRLHTILGAALTAGLVASRLLPGEQLPELIDNLKLHLLGA from the exons ATGGCAGCCGCCGCCGCATTCTGCAACGTAAACAACGCCTATGGGATCAAGAAACTCAGCCAAGACAGTAACCTTGTCAAGAACCACCATCTTCAGAG GAATTACTCAGTATTATCCACTCCATGTCCCGTGCAAGGGCCGCTCCTTCGTAGCTACAACACGACACAGACACGTTACGATCAAGCATTCACAAGTATGTTGAGAGCTAAGCAAGAACATGCGCGGAATAGAAGTTTACTTGAGTGCAGAGCAGAGCGTGGTAGCGTTCTCACTGAGAAGGAATTGGAGAAGGACGAAGACGTGTCACGAGCGATGTTGATATGGAGAGCCATCAAATTACCAATGTACACCGTTGGCTTGGTTCCTGCTTCT GTAGGAGCTGCAGCTGCTTATTTGGAAACAGGGCTTTTTTCTCCCGAACGTTATTTCGGGAGCTTAGCAgcttttgtacttataatcGCTTGGCTCAACTTAAG CAACGATGTGTATGATTATGATACAGGCGctgataaaaacaaaaaggagtCTGTTGTGAATCTGGTCGGCAG CCGCACGGCCATCAATATTCTCGCGTGGTTACTGCTTGTACTTGGTTTCGGGGGCCTTAGCTGGGTAGCAGACGAGGCTGGGAGCGGGCGATCTCTGCTACTGTTAGCTTGTACAGTGTTTTGCTGCTTCATTTACCAG TGCCCACCGTTTCGTTTGAGCTACCTCGGACTTGGAGAACCCTTATGCTTTGCAGCATTCGGCCCGTTCGCCACAATTGGTTTTTATTTGCTCCAGAGCGGCACAAG TGAGCTGCCAATATCCAGCACCGTCATCTCAGCATCAACTCTTGTTGGCTTTACGTCGTCCTTGATCCTCTTATGCAGTCATTTCCACCAG ATAAAGGACGATGAAGCTGTAGGAAAAATTTCTCCTTTG GTGAGGCTTGGGACTGAAGCGGGTGCAAATGTAGTAAAAATGGCTGTTCTAGGGCTCTACTGGCTTGTATTTGCTTTCGGACTAGCCGACACTCTTCCTTATGCTTCGCTC ATTTTCTGCACTGCGACTCTTCCCATGGGGAATTTAGTAGTTAGCTTCGTCCAAGAGAACCACAAG gacaAATCAAAAATATTCATGGCTAAGTATTTCTGTGTGAGACTCCACACTATACTTGGAGCAGCTTTGACTGCTGGGCTGGTGGCATCCAGACTGCTTCCAGGAGAGCAACTTCCAGAGTTGATTGACAACCTCAAACTTCACTTATTAG GAGCGTAA
- the LOC105169249 gene encoding 2-carboxy-1,4-naphthoquinone phytyltransferase, chloroplastic, translating to MAAAAAAFGNISYAYGIKKISREYSVKGLHPERKYKLLSASHAEQRPFSGCHWTQRCYGKASKLMLRSKLENAYNGNLVECSPVQAVAAVEKEAKAEEGGEISRATLIWRAFKLPMYTVAFIPVTVGSAVAYWQTGLFSVGRYFALLASYILVIAWVNLSNDVYDFDTGADKNKKESMVNLFGSRTAINIIAWLLLVLGVIGLSLVAVKAGNPRSMMFLAAAMFGFYLYQCPPFRLSYHGVGEPLLFISFGPFSTIPFYLLHSVKRELPISSTVIWASVLVGLTTSLILFCSHFHQIEDDKAVGKMSPLVRLGTEKGSLVVKWSIIGLYSLLLALGFTQTLPFTSVLLSALTLPMGNLVVSFVQKNHTDKRKIFMGKYYCVRLHTIFGVALAAGLVVARMFAKQPLPQAIGL from the exons ATGgcggcagcagcagcagcattcGGCAATATAAGCTACGCCTATGGGATCAAGAAAATCAGTCGAGAATACTCTGTCAAGGGACTCCACCCTGAGAG GAAGTATAAACTGTTGTCTGCTTCACATGCCGAGCAAAGGCCATTCAGCGGCTGCCATTGGACTCAAAGATGTTACGGCAAGGCGAGCAAACTTATGTTAAGGTCTAAGCTGGAAAATGCGTATAACGGAAATTTAGTGGAGTGCAGTCCGGTGCAGGCCGTCGCTGCCGTGGAAAAGGAAGCGAAAGCGGAAGAAGGAGGAGAAATATCACGAGCAACATTAATATGGAGAGCATTCAAATTGCCAATGTACACTGTTGCTTTCATTCCTGTGACA GTAGGAAGCGCAGTTGCTTACTGGCAAACAGGACTGTTTTCTGTTGGTCGCTATTTCGCGCTCTTGGCATCTTATATACTTGTCATTGCTTGGGTTAACTTAAG CAACGATGTTTATGATTTTGATACAGGAGCGGacaagaacaaaaaggagtCTATGGTCAATCTATTTGGCAG TCGGACAGCCATCAATATTATTGCCTGGTTGCTGCTTGTGTTGGGGGTCATTGGCCTTTCATTGGTAGCAGTGAAGGCTGGAAATCCACGTTCGATGATGTTTTTAGCTGCTGCAATGTTTGGCTTCTACCTTTACCAg TGTCCACCTTTTCGTTTGAGCTACCATGGAGTGGGCGAACCCTTACTCTTTATCTCATTCGGCCCATTTTCGACCATTCCGTTTTATTTGCTTCACAGTGTAAAGAG GGAGTTACCTATATCTAGCACGGTGATTTGGGCGTCAGTTCTTGTTGGTTTGACTACATCTTTAATCCTCTTCTGCAGTCATTTTCACCAG ATAGAGGATGATAAGGCTGTTGGGAAAATGTCCCCATTG GTCAGGCTTGGTACTGAAAAAGGCTCGCTAGTAGTGAAATGGTCTATTATTGGGCTGTACTCACTTCTATTGGCTTTAGGATTTACGCAAACTCTTCCTTTTACCAGTGTC CTTCTTTCTGCATTGACACTACCCATGGGAAATTTAGTAGTTAGTTTTGTCCAGAAGAATCACACG gataaaagaaaaatcttcaTGGGAAAGTATTACTGTGTGAGATTGCACACTATTTTTGGAGTCGCTTTGGCTGCCGGGCTCGTGGTGGCTAGAATGTTCGCTAAACAGCCTCTCCCACAGGCGATCGGTCTTTAA